The Brassica oleracea var. oleracea cultivar TO1000 chromosome C7, BOL, whole genome shotgun sequence sequence TATGTAGTTTTTTTTATATTTCTGTTTGTATTATGAATTTAAATATTATTGTATGACTTTTTAAATGACTTTTTTAAAATATGTTTTTCCAATTTCATATTTCGTTTAAAATTTAAAATATTTTAAATTCCGAATATTAAATATAAATTAAAATTTATTATATACTAATTAATAATAATATAATAAGAATCGCTGTAAACTCCTCGTAAACATTACATGGAGTTTACATCGAATGTTTACGAGTGATTAACATCGAAAGATTTACGAGGGTTTTACATCGAAATGTTTACGAGTGATTTACAACGAAAGTATTTACGTGTGCTTTACATCGAAATCATTACGTGGGCTTTACCACGAAATCTTACGTGTCGTTTACGACGAATTCTTTCCCTGCGCTTTACGAGGAATATATTTCGTCGTAAACGTAATGAGGCGTTTACGACGAAACCTCCGTTACGACGGACGTTTAACAACGAAATGTCTTTCGAGTTTAATTCGTCGTAACACCCCGTTTACGACGAATTTACAACGAATACTGCCCTCGTAAAAAATATGTTTTCTTGTAGTGTACAAACATGATAATTCTCTATTAATAATACCTAATTGATATTAGAAATGAAATTACAAATGAGTAATCACCAAAAACTATATAAAAATTTCATATCCTTTTAGTCAAAAGAACATTCATATCCTAATCAATTAATTTAGAATATGTCAAAAATTTAATTATCACTCACTCATATCACTTTCAATCTAAAGAATTCATCTATAATAGCATATCTATATTATTTTTTATTTTCTTTTGCTACACAATCACAACCACAAATTAAGAGATCCGAACACACCCACACAGACAAAAATGGATAAAAAGGTAGTATAAACTAAATGGAAACCGCCGAGCTTAACATATCAAACCCACAAAAAGTTTGATTGTCTTAAGCAGATTTGCTTAGTTGAGCAACTTGCTGCATTTATCTTTAACCCACTTGAAGCTTTTTCTGAAAGAGCCTTTAAGCTTACCTTCAACAGTGTAAGCTCTGTAACTCACAACTCTCTTCTTCCTCTTTATATCTGGATCCACAAATCCCCATGAAGAAGACGACGATTTTCCTTTCTTCTGATTCGGGTTATCTTCGGGTATCCAGGTCGGGTGATCGGTGTAGGAAGTGCTGTAAGACCTGAGATCTTGCATACCATTACCACCGAGTGAACCTGGACCGTCGTATCTCCGGTCTGACGTTCTTCCGTCACCGTACGATCTGGATCTGCGGAGAAGTGAAAGTGGAGATGAGAGGTTTTGTAATAAAAGTTGACGAATGGCTTTTTGGTCTTGTTTCTTTCTTTCACTAGAAGGAAAGAATCTTTTGTTTGATTTTTTTCTTTTATTAACTTCTTACTACTATTGTCTTCGAATATACTAAACATATATCCAAGAGAAATAAAATGAATAAATAAAATGAAATTTGTATGTAAATTATACTCAACTAAATACCCAAAACTATATAACAAATATAAATACAATAAATGACTGACAAGTCAACATGAGGCGCTGAGTCAGATGCAGCTGTAGCCAAAGTCGGTGGAACGTACAAATTAATTTCTTTTTAACTGAATTTCTCTGTTTGACCAATATCCCCACGTGATATTCACGTGATCCCTTTGAACATTTTTTACCTATGAATACAATATTTTGTTTGTTTGTTGAATTCCTTTGATACAGTTGACTACTTGTAATAGCACTGATTATTTGATGACTTAATCAACTAAATTATTTTCATTTATCTGTTTTAAAACGTTTTATTAGGTCTTCTTCTATCACAGGGTTCCACTAATCATATGATTAAACAAATGTTTGTTACGAAAGTAAACAAAAGCGGCCACCGTAATGTTTGAAATAATTAAAGATGTTGCACAGTAAATTTTCTTCTATATATACGAACGTTTGCGTTCGTTTATAATGCACACTAAAAACTTTTCTCTTCCCTTTAATAAGAAACACTCTCTCTCTATATCTGTGTTATCTTCTCCTACGGGTATAAATTTTGCCCTTATTTAAATTACTGCGATACTATAAAATCATAGTTCTTTTCATAACACGTTATCAGCACGATCGTTCTGCAATTCGGTAAAATTTATTGTATCATATATACCCTGTTATAATGGTCGGTATACCGCCTGTACTATTATTTATATTATGTTATAATGGCCGGAATACCGCCTATATTATTTATTAATATTTTAATTAATTTATTGGTCGGCCGAGCCGCCTTATATTCTATTTATTGTTAACTGGACGGCCGAGCCGCCTTTATTTTCTGTTTGTTGTTAACTGGTCGGCTGAGCCNNNNNNNNNNNNNNNNNNNNNNNNNNNNNNNNNNNNNNNNNNNNNNNNNNNNNNNNNNNNNNNNNNNNNNNNNNNNNNNNNNNNNNNNNNNNNNNNNNNNNNNNNNNNNNNNNNNNNNNNNNNNNNNNNNNNNNNNNNNNNNNNNNNNNNNNNNNNNNNNNNNNNNNNNNNNNNNNNNNNNNNNNNNNNNNNNNNNNNNNNNNNNNNNNNNNNNNNNNNNNNNNNNNNNNNNNNNNNNNNNNNNNNNNNNNNNNNNNNNNNNNNNNNNNNNNNNNNNNNNNNNNNNNNNNNNNNNNNNNNNNNNNNNNNNNNNNNNNNNNNNNNNNNNNNNNNNNNNNNNNNNNNN is a genomic window containing:
- the LOC106304366 gene encoding uncharacterized protein LOC106304366 (The sequence of the model RefSeq protein was modified relative to this genomic sequence to represent the inferred CDS: added 11 bases not found in genome assembly); its protein translation is MEDFRSRSYGDGRTSDRRYDGPGSLGGNGMQDLRSYSTSYTDHPTWIPEDNPNQKKGKSSSSSWGFVDPDIKRKKRVVSYRAYTVEGKLKGSFRKSFKWVKDKCSKLLN